From a region of the Fimbriiglobus ruber genome:
- a CDS encoding ABC transporter substrate-binding protein/permease: protein MYPKPRRAHAHFLSACAVLLWLSATSVAQEKKPLRWGADATGGAPFVYKNNADQFVGFEWDLAEYLADKLGRKSVMQPGDWDKLPERLDQPADGAEGIDIVLNGYELNDELTKRYAATRPYYVYRLQLLARKSDDGIQGWSDLPARGGRPGKSVGVLGGSAAHKYTKELFGDQIDLRINPDVATVFGLVKDGRMDATVQDNAAATYFVNEIPELRKVDEPRRPGFYVMYLRKADSELRDQIDAAIAAGIRDGMLKRIYQKYDLWNDDQERLPYWTDRPWPPSGGDTPAGAEATSNENPWPRMLGELLRAALTTILLSVTSFPLAMALGMLVAVGRVYGSRLVALPLGVYVEVLRGTPLMLQLYTIYYLLPKISQHLALAPIEAGILGLAINYSAYEAENYRAGLLAIPRGQMEAALSLGMSRLTALRVVIVPQAFRIVIPPVTNDFIALFKDTSVCSVILITELTRKYNELYNFNRDYIVELAFVTAGLYLLMSYPLAIAARRLERMTANGREGGRA from the coding sequence TTGTACCCGAAGCCCCGTCGTGCGCACGCCCATTTCTTGTCCGCGTGCGCGGTCTTGCTGTGGCTGTCCGCGACCAGTGTCGCTCAAGAGAAAAAGCCCCTTCGGTGGGGTGCCGACGCGACCGGCGGCGCGCCGTTCGTTTACAAGAACAATGCCGACCAATTCGTCGGCTTCGAATGGGATCTGGCAGAATATCTTGCCGACAAACTCGGGCGCAAGAGCGTCATGCAGCCCGGCGACTGGGACAAGTTACCCGAGCGGCTCGACCAGCCGGCCGACGGGGCCGAGGGCATCGACATTGTTTTGAACGGCTACGAGTTGAACGACGAATTGACGAAACGGTATGCGGCCACGCGGCCGTACTACGTTTACCGGCTCCAACTCCTGGCCCGCAAATCGGACGACGGCATCCAGGGCTGGAGCGACCTTCCCGCCCGCGGCGGACGGCCGGGCAAAAGCGTCGGCGTCCTCGGCGGGTCCGCGGCCCACAAGTACACGAAAGAACTGTTCGGCGATCAGATCGATCTGCGGATCAACCCGGACGTGGCGACTGTTTTCGGACTGGTGAAAGACGGCCGGATGGACGCCACCGTTCAGGACAACGCGGCGGCCACGTACTTCGTGAACGAAATACCCGAGTTACGCAAGGTCGACGAGCCGCGGCGGCCCGGGTTTTACGTCATGTATCTGCGCAAGGCCGACAGCGAGTTGCGCGACCAGATCGACGCCGCCATCGCGGCCGGCATCCGCGACGGCATGCTCAAGCGGATTTACCAAAAATACGACCTGTGGAACGACGACCAGGAACGCCTGCCTTACTGGACCGATCGACCCTGGCCGCCGAGCGGGGGCGACACGCCCGCCGGCGCGGAGGCGACATCGAATGAAAACCCGTGGCCGCGCATGTTGGGCGAACTCCTCCGGGCGGCGCTGACGACGATACTATTGTCGGTGACATCGTTCCCGCTCGCGATGGCCCTCGGCATGCTCGTCGCCGTCGGCCGCGTGTACGGCTCGCGGCTCGTCGCGCTTCCACTCGGTGTTTATGTCGAAGTGCTGCGGGGAACCCCGCTCATGCTCCAGCTTTACACGATCTATTACCTGTTGCCGAAAATCTCCCAGCACCTCGCCCTGGCACCGATTGAAGCCGGCATACTCGGGCTCGCGATCAACTACTCGGCCTACGAGGCAGAGAACTACCGAGCCGGTCTGCTGGCGATTCCGAGAGGTCAGATGGAAGCGGCCCTCTCGCTCGGGATGAGCCGGCTGACGGCGCTTCGGGTCGTCATCGTCCCGCAAGCATTCCGCATCGTGATCCCGCCGGTCACGAACGATTTCATCGCTCTGTTCAAGGATACGTCGGTCTGCTCCGTGATTCTGATCACGGAACTGACACGAAAGTACAACGAATTGTACAACTTCAACCGCGACTACATCGTGGAACTGGCGTTCGTCACGGCCGGCCTGTACCTCCTGATGAGCTACCCGCTCGCCATCGCGGCCCGCCGACTCGAACGTATGACCGCCAACGGCCGGGAAGGAGGTCGGGCGTGA
- the hrpB gene encoding ATP-dependent helicase HrpB, which yields MDTANLGTRFAARYQSDMARDRLPIDDVIPDLLNALKQSGAVVLRAPTGAGKTTRVPPAIVESGLAGAGQVLLLEPRRVAARAAARRMAVEHGSALGDVYGYHVRFDRKAGPRTRAVAVTPGILLRMLHDDPFLERISAVVFDEFHERGLEADLALGMVRLVRQTVRPDLQVVVMSATIDADPVAAYLGDCRVVTSEGRTFPVDIRYRPRRPEAPWPVATAAAVRTVLDETDGDALVFLPGLREIRQTTAELEGFARDQNIALLPLHGDLPPEQQDRALQKLDRRKIVLATNVAETSVTVDGVTVVVDTGLARVMEFDAGVGMDRLRLVPIARASADQRAGRAGRTRPGVCVRLWDEPGHRSRPEQTEPEIRRVDLAGAVLQLLALGETAVEAFPWLEPPRPEAVAQALGLLRRLDALDGNTLTDTGRTLARLPVHPRVGRLLVEGQRLGIPDRAALAGAILSERDSFERGVDAGPPRAPAPTVSDVLDRVEALEAFDSSGRLDGPLGRLHRGGAWSVLQARDQLRRLVRDETTTGTVSCSNPDNDLLRAILAAFPDRLARRRGPNDRRAKMVGGRGVRLGPSSGVVESDLFVCVDVDAGGVESLVRLASSVEREWLPAEKLVVANEILFDGQAGKLVARKQTRYEDLVIDDTAGHIGDETRAAQVLAAAAAARLDQVLPPADSDAGRFRVRVRCLRGWMPALELPAFDDTDLGELLEPFCRGRRSLADLRNGPWLDALRRMLSYQKLQAVDREAPDSIEVPSGSHITMQYEEGRPPILAARIQELFGLTETPRVAGGRVKVLLHLLAPNYRPQQVTDDLASFWKNGYPLVRKELRARYPRHSWPDDPFTAEAIRGPRRRSE from the coding sequence GTGGACACCGCAAATCTTGGAACCCGGTTCGCCGCGCGGTATCAATCCGACATGGCACGCGACCGGCTCCCGATCGACGACGTGATCCCCGACCTGCTTAACGCCCTCAAGCAATCCGGGGCCGTCGTGTTGCGCGCGCCGACCGGGGCGGGGAAGACGACCCGCGTTCCGCCGGCGATCGTTGAATCCGGGCTGGCCGGGGCGGGGCAGGTGTTGCTGCTGGAGCCGCGCCGCGTCGCGGCCCGTGCGGCGGCGCGGCGGATGGCCGTCGAACACGGGTCGGCCCTCGGCGACGTGTACGGCTACCACGTGCGCTTCGACCGGAAGGCCGGCCCGCGAACGCGGGCCGTCGCGGTCACGCCCGGTATTCTCCTGCGGATGCTACACGACGACCCGTTTCTGGAACGGATCTCGGCCGTCGTGTTCGACGAGTTCCACGAGCGCGGGCTCGAAGCCGACCTCGCGCTCGGGATGGTCCGGCTCGTCCGGCAGACGGTCCGGCCGGACCTCCAGGTCGTCGTCATGTCCGCGACCATCGACGCCGACCCGGTGGCCGCTTACCTGGGCGACTGTCGGGTTGTAACGAGTGAAGGGCGGACGTTCCCGGTCGACATCCGTTACCGCCCCCGACGTCCTGAGGCCCCGTGGCCGGTCGCCACGGCTGCGGCTGTTCGCACAGTGCTGGACGAGACGGACGGCGACGCCCTCGTTTTCCTCCCCGGGCTCCGCGAGATTCGCCAGACGACGGCCGAGTTGGAAGGGTTTGCCCGGGACCAGAACATCGCCCTCCTACCCCTCCACGGCGACCTGCCCCCGGAGCAGCAGGACCGCGCGCTGCAAAAGCTCGACCGCCGCAAAATCGTGCTGGCAACCAACGTGGCCGAGACGTCGGTTACGGTGGACGGCGTCACGGTCGTTGTGGACACGGGCCTCGCGCGGGTCATGGAGTTTGACGCGGGCGTCGGCATGGATCGGCTGCGGCTCGTGCCAATCGCCCGCGCGTCGGCCGACCAACGGGCCGGCCGCGCCGGGCGGACGCGGCCGGGCGTCTGCGTCCGACTCTGGGACGAACCCGGCCACCGCAGCCGACCCGAACAGACCGAGCCCGAGATTCGCCGGGTCGACCTCGCCGGGGCTGTCCTGCAGCTACTCGCGCTAGGTGAAACGGCCGTCGAAGCCTTCCCCTGGCTGGAACCGCCTCGCCCTGAGGCGGTCGCGCAAGCCCTCGGCTTGCTCCGTCGACTCGACGCGTTAGACGGAAACACCCTGACCGACACCGGCCGCACGCTGGCCCGCCTGCCGGTTCACCCGCGCGTCGGCCGGTTACTGGTCGAGGGTCAACGACTCGGTATCCCCGATCGCGCCGCTTTAGCCGGGGCGATCCTTTCGGAGCGCGACTCTTTCGAGCGAGGCGTCGACGCCGGCCCACCCCGCGCGCCCGCACCGACCGTCTCGGACGTCCTCGATCGGGTGGAGGCGTTAGAAGCGTTCGATTCGTCCGGCCGGCTCGACGGGCCGCTCGGTCGCTTGCACCGCGGCGGGGCGTGGAGCGTCTTGCAGGCCCGCGACCAGTTACGGCGGTTGGTCAGGGATGAAACGACCACTGGAACTGTCTCCTGTTCGAATCCCGACAACGACCTACTCCGAGCGATTCTGGCTGCGTTCCCGGACCGTCTGGCCAGGCGGCGCGGGCCGAACGATCGCCGGGCGAAGATGGTCGGCGGCCGTGGGGTGCGCTTGGGACCAAGTAGTGGTGTGGTCGAATCGGATCTGTTCGTTTGCGTCGACGTGGACGCGGGCGGCGTGGAATCGCTTGTCCGTCTGGCGTCGTCCGTCGAGCGCGAATGGCTGCCGGCCGAGAAACTGGTCGTAGCGAACGAGATTCTGTTCGACGGGCAGGCCGGAAAACTCGTCGCGCGAAAGCAGACGCGGTACGAAGACTTGGTGATCGACGACACCGCCGGTCACATCGGCGACGAAACGCGGGCCGCGCAAGTCCTCGCCGCCGCGGCTGCCGCACGATTAGACCAGGTGCTTCCGCCGGCGGACTCGGACGCCGGCCGATTCCGGGTGCGCGTTCGTTGTCTTCGCGGGTGGATGCCCGCGCTGGAACTGCCCGCGTTCGACGACACGGATTTGGGGGAATTGTTGGAGCCGTTCTGCCGCGGCCGCCGGTCGCTGGCGGACCTGCGAAACGGCCCCTGGCTGGATGCACTCCGCAGGATGCTCTCCTATCAGAAATTACAAGCCGTCGACCGCGAGGCGCCGGACAGCATCGAAGTGCCAAGCGGCAGTCACATCACGATGCAGTACGAAGAAGGGCGGCCGCCGATCCTGGCCGCCCGCATTCAAGAACTGTTCGGGCTGACCGAAACGCCGCGCGTTGCCGGCGGCCGGGTCAAAGTCCTTCTGCATTTACTCGCGCCGAACTACCGTCCCCAACAAGTGACGGACGACCTCGCGAGCTTCTGGAAAAACGGCTACCCGCTCGTGCGGAAAGAACTCCGCGCTCGCTATCCGAGACACTCCTGGCCCGATGACCCCTTCACCGCTGAAGCCATTCGCGGTCCGCGGCGGCGGAGCGAGTAA
- the nhaA gene encoding Na+/H+ antiporter NhaA, which yields MAHKSQSRRRPPVRPAPIDRIKEPVRRFLAIESASGAVLIGCTLLAMAAANSGAAHAVHAFWETHVRVGVGEYVLDQPLHFWVNDALMTLFFFVVGLEIKRELVGGELSTPQKAALPVVAALGGMLAPAGLYLALHVALGKSDAGARGWGIPMATDIAFVVGVLAVFGPRVPFGLKIFLLSLAIADDIGAILVIAVAYSGSPDGLALLTAAAGFAAIFGMQRLGVRSVGLYVLAGAGIWLAVLKSGVHPTIAGVLLGLITPSSAWVARPTLTDTLTDTLARLSDAKVAHIDGDDVRRVAFAARESVSPLERLERFLHPWIGFAVMPLFALANAAVEVRLEAVKDPIALAIAVALIVGKPVGIVGFSYAAVRMGIAQLPTGVNWKMLAGAGCLGGIGFTMSLFIAGLALPFDLLDAGKIGILIGSAASACIGSLLLVFGLPKSVANPT from the coding sequence ATGGCCCACAAATCCCAATCCCGGCGGCGACCGCCGGTACGCCCGGCCCCGATCGACCGAATCAAGGAGCCCGTCCGGCGATTCCTCGCGATCGAATCGGCCAGCGGGGCGGTGTTGATCGGCTGTACGTTGCTCGCGATGGCGGCGGCCAACTCTGGGGCGGCTCACGCCGTTCATGCGTTCTGGGAGACGCACGTTCGCGTCGGCGTGGGCGAATACGTCCTCGATCAGCCGTTGCATTTCTGGGTGAACGACGCCCTGATGACGTTGTTCTTTTTCGTCGTCGGGTTGGAGATCAAGCGAGAACTGGTCGGCGGCGAACTGAGTACACCCCAGAAAGCCGCTCTACCCGTGGTAGCCGCGCTCGGCGGAATGTTGGCCCCGGCGGGTCTTTATCTCGCGCTCCATGTGGCACTCGGTAAGAGTGATGCCGGAGCCCGCGGGTGGGGCATCCCGATGGCCACGGACATCGCGTTCGTGGTCGGCGTCCTGGCCGTCTTCGGTCCCCGCGTTCCGTTCGGGCTGAAGATCTTCCTCCTCTCGCTGGCCATTGCCGACGACATCGGCGCGATCCTCGTCATCGCCGTGGCGTACAGCGGGTCGCCGGACGGATTGGCGCTGTTGACCGCCGCGGCCGGGTTCGCGGCGATCTTCGGCATGCAGCGTCTCGGCGTTCGTTCGGTCGGTCTTTACGTACTCGCGGGTGCCGGAATCTGGCTGGCGGTTCTGAAGTCCGGAGTCCATCCCACGATCGCCGGCGTCTTGCTGGGACTGATCACCCCGTCATCCGCCTGGGTCGCCCGCCCGACCCTCACGGACACCCTCACGGACACCCTCGCCCGCTTGTCCGACGCCAAGGTCGCCCACATCGACGGGGACGACGTGCGGCGGGTCGCGTTCGCCGCGCGGGAGTCAGTATCCCCTCTGGAACGCCTGGAAAGATTCCTCCACCCGTGGATCGGCTTCGCGGTCATGCCGTTGTTCGCGCTTGCGAACGCGGCCGTCGAGGTGCGGTTGGAGGCGGTGAAAGACCCGATCGCACTGGCGATCGCGGTCGCACTGATCGTGGGCAAGCCGGTCGGCATCGTCGGGTTCAGTTACGCGGCGGTACGAATGGGAATCGCGCAGCTTCCGACCGGTGTGAACTGGAAGATGCTGGCGGGGGCCGGTTGCCTCGGTGGGATCGGGTTCACGATGTCGTTATTCATCGCCGGCCTCGCGCTGCCATTCGACTTGCTGGACGCCGGGAAAATTGGCATCCTGATCGGCTCCGCAGCCAGCGCCTGCATCGGGAGCCTTTTGCTCGTGTTCGGCCTTCCGAAATCGGTGGCAAACCCGACGTGA
- a CDS encoding YfiT family bacillithiol transferase: protein MDAPVNPAGDFVPEESYGPERRNEFIGTIETTPATAREIVSDLQAHQLDTRYRVWSVRQIVHHLADSHVNSYVRFKWALTEDHPTIKAYDEGRWAALADTVQGDVRAPLLLLEGLHLRWVQLLRTMTDEQFRRSFYHPETGKTIRLSEALCYYAWHCRHHVAQIRWLREQRGW from the coding sequence ATGGACGCGCCGGTGAACCCCGCGGGCGATTTCGTTCCCGAAGAGTCCTACGGCCCCGAACGTCGAAATGAATTCATTGGCACCATCGAGACCACTCCTGCCACCGCTCGCGAAATCGTCTCGGACCTTCAAGCCCACCAGCTCGACACCCGTTATCGGGTCTGGAGTGTCCGCCAAATCGTTCACCATTTGGCGGACAGCCATGTGAATAGTTACGTTCGTTTCAAATGGGCCCTCACCGAAGATCACCCAACGATCAAAGCCTATGATGAAGGCCGGTGGGCGGCGTTGGCCGACACAGTACAAGGTGACGTCCGCGCGCCGCTCCTGCTGCTGGAAGGGCTCCACCTTCGCTGGGTACAACTTTTGCGAACGATGACGGACGAGCAGTTCCGTCGCTCCTTCTACCACCCAGAGACCGGGAAGACGATTCGGTTATCCGAGGCGTTGTGCTACTACGCGTGGCACTGCCGGCATCACGTGGCACAGATCCGTTGGCTTCGCGAACAACGCGGGTGGTAG
- a CDS encoding amino acid ABC transporter ATP-binding protein produces the protein MIRVSNLVKHHGPARILDGISIEARAGEVTALVGPSGGGKSTLLRCINALEPFQEGEITVGEVTLTGGRPAPHGTLLRLRRVVGMVFQQFNLFPHMTALENVMAGPRHALGRPRAEVEPRARELLARVGLKDKCDARPGQLSGGQQQRVAIARALAVNPVAILFDEPTSALDPAMAREVLTVMRDLARDGQTMIVVTHDMGFAAQAHVVHLMERGRVMWSGPPGERPGDHAQ, from the coding sequence GTGATCCGCGTATCCAATCTGGTCAAACATCACGGGCCGGCCCGCATTCTGGACGGAATCTCGATCGAGGCGCGGGCCGGCGAGGTGACCGCCCTCGTCGGCCCGTCGGGCGGCGGTAAGAGTACGCTCTTGCGCTGCATCAACGCGCTGGAGCCGTTCCAGGAAGGCGAGATCACCGTCGGCGAGGTGACGCTGACCGGCGGCCGGCCCGCGCCGCACGGCACTTTGCTGCGGCTCCGCCGGGTGGTCGGGATGGTGTTCCAGCAGTTCAACTTGTTCCCGCACATGACGGCCCTGGAGAACGTGATGGCCGGGCCGCGACACGCACTCGGCCGCCCCAGGGCGGAAGTCGAGCCACGGGCACGGGAACTCCTCGCGCGGGTGGGGCTGAAGGACAAGTGCGACGCCCGCCCGGGGCAGTTGTCCGGCGGCCAACAGCAGCGGGTCGCGATCGCCCGCGCGCTGGCGGTGAACCCGGTGGCCATCTTGTTCGACGAACCCACCAGCGCTCTCGACCCGGCGATGGCCCGGGAGGTTCTAACAGTCATGCGCGACCTGGCGCGGGACGGCCAGACCATGATTGTCGTCACGCACGACATGGGGTTTGCCGCGCAGGCGCACGTCGTCCATCTGATGGAAAGAGGTAGGGTCATGTGGAGTGGGCCGCCCGGCGAACGGCCAGGCGATCACGCACAATAA
- a CDS encoding NADPH-dependent FMN reductase: MPKILAFAGSTRRDSFNKKLVRCAVERAKEHGANITFIDLRDYPLPIYDGDLEAESGQPENGTKLYELMKGHQGLLLACPEYNSSISAVLKNTIDWVSRPRPGEAPLAAFTGKVAALLSASPGALGGLRGLVHVRAILGNIGVFVIPDQIAVPKAHEAFGEDGTLRDEKLAQGLAGVVQKLVHATHKLHG; this comes from the coding sequence ATGCCAAAGATTTTGGCGTTCGCGGGCAGCACGCGGCGGGACTCGTTTAACAAGAAGCTCGTCCGCTGCGCCGTCGAGCGGGCGAAGGAACACGGGGCGAACATCACCTTCATTGACCTCCGCGATTACCCGCTGCCGATCTACGACGGCGACCTGGAAGCCGAATCCGGGCAGCCGGAAAACGGGACGAAACTGTACGAACTCATGAAGGGCCATCAGGGGCTGTTGTTGGCCTGCCCGGAGTACAACAGCTCCATCTCGGCCGTACTCAAAAACACCATCGACTGGGTCTCCCGCCCGCGGCCCGGGGAAGCGCCGCTCGCCGCGTTCACCGGCAAGGTGGCCGCACTCCTCAGCGCGTCGCCCGGTGCGTTGGGCGGACTTCGCGGGCTCGTCCACGTCCGCGCGATCCTGGGCAACATCGGCGTGTTCGTGATCCCAGATCAAATTGCCGTTCCGAAGGCGCACGAAGCGTTCGGCGAAGACGGCACGTTGCGGGACGAAAAGCTGGCCCAAGGTCTGGCCGGAGTCGTCCAGAAGTTAGTCCACGCGACTCACAAGCTGCACGGGTAG
- a CDS encoding response regulator, whose protein sequence is MNEAAQKPLSILIVDDNRDLADSLGTLLEIWGHEVRITYDGLSGYQAAYDRAPDCLIADIQMPGLTGYELARRVRDEPKLRRTQLVALSAFSDAKHVARAEMSGFDFQLVKSHDNSRLAEILSMVEQIKKIAEQTQELARRNVDLAGQTQELAKQNVELAGETKQLLKEVKEDIREVKEDIKEVKKQVKEIKGSES, encoded by the coding sequence ATGAATGAAGCTGCCCAAAAACCGCTCTCGATTCTGATCGTGGACGACAACCGGGATTTGGCGGACAGCCTGGGTACGCTCCTGGAAATCTGGGGGCACGAGGTCCGAATCACATACGACGGACTGAGCGGGTACCAAGCCGCCTACGACCGCGCACCGGACTGCCTAATTGCTGACATTCAGATGCCCGGTTTAACCGGATACGAGTTGGCGCGCCGGGTGCGTGACGAGCCGAAACTTCGGCGGACGCAATTGGTCGCGTTGTCGGCATTTTCGGACGCGAAGCATGTTGCCCGCGCCGAGATGTCGGGGTTTGATTTCCAGCTAGTTAAGTCTCACGACAATTCTCGATTAGCGGAGATTCTATCTATGGTCGAGCAAATCAAGAAGATTGCCGAGCAGACGCAAGAGCTCGCCCGGCGCAACGTCGACCTCGCGGGCCAGACTCAAGAGTTAGCCAAACAGAACGTCGAACTCGCGGGGGAAACCAAACAACTCCTCAAGGAAGTGAAAGAAGACATTCGGGAAGTGAAAGAAGACATCAAAGAGGTGAAGAAGCAGGTCAAGGAGATCAAAGGCTCCGAGTCTTGA